In Bacillales bacterium, a single window of DNA contains:
- a CDS encoding Asp23/Gls24 family envelope stress response protein encodes MMVKTLNKGTLHITDEVVALIAEAAVSEMPGIFGTVPGLKDEFARVVHKQPARGITVYTEKDETVIEAKVAVRFGENVGDVCFRLQERIKHDVEMMTGMKVGTINLLVDQIVFEEE; translated from the coding sequence ATGATGGTCAAAACGTTGAACAAAGGGACGTTGCATATTACCGACGAGGTTGTCGCACTCATTGCGGAAGCGGCTGTCAGCGAAATGCCGGGCATTTTCGGCACGGTGCCGGGCCTTAAAGATGAGTTTGCGCGCGTGGTTCACAAACAACCGGCACGAGGCATAACCGTATATACGGAAAAGGACGAGACGGTGATTGAGGCAAAGGTCGCCGTCCGGTTCGGTGAAAACGTCGGCGATGTATGTTTTCGGTTGCAGGAACGGATCAAACATGACGTGGAGATGATGACGGGCATGAAAGTCGGGACGATCAACTTGCTCGTCGATCAAATCGTGTTCGAGGAAGAATAA
- a CDS encoding GNAT family N-acetyltransferase, producing the protein MRRQRRYRSAVGTNEKLWESGALKKEGRICFHGRQRGNREMEIREIRCEDAEAFLEMKKQLDRETEFMLYEPDERQTTLEEMRSQLKEAEQSERLAIFAVFDDERPVGFVESHAGSLRRNRHRASLVIGLLQAYRGRGYGRALLERLEQWARLKGIRRLELTVMEHNRPAMFLYSRFGFSIEGMRKGSLCVNDELVNEFYMAKRLDGGFEK; encoded by the coding sequence ATGCGTCGGCAGCGAAGGTACCGTTCTGCTGTGGGAACGAACGAGAAGTTATGGGAAAGCGGTGCTTTAAAAAAGGAAGGCAGAATATGCTTTCACGGCCGGCAAAGGGGGAATAGGGAAATGGAAATCCGCGAAATTCGTTGTGAAGATGCCGAGGCCTTTTTGGAAATGAAAAAGCAACTGGATCGGGAAACGGAATTCATGTTGTATGAACCGGACGAGAGGCAAACAACGTTGGAGGAAATGCGAAGCCAGTTAAAAGAGGCGGAACAATCCGAGCGGCTCGCGATTTTCGCCGTGTTTGATGACGAGCGACCGGTCGGATTTGTAGAATCTCATGCGGGGTCGCTTCGCAGAAACCGGCACAGGGCATCGCTTGTCATTGGATTGCTGCAAGCGTACAGAGGGCGCGGGTATGGACGCGCCTTGTTGGAGCGATTGGAGCAATGGGCGCGATTGAAAGGCATACGCCGTCTCGAATTGACGGTGATGGAGCATAATCGGCCGGCGATGTTTCTCTATTCGCGATTCGGCTTTTCTATTGAAGGCATGCGGAAAGGTTCGCTCTGCGTCAATGATGAGCTTGTCAACGAGTTTTATATGGCCAAAAGGTTGGACGGCGGTTTTGAGAAGTAA
- a CDS encoding GNAT family N-acetyltransferase: MTKRLRLIPCSLPAARAILLERQALQEHLGADVPADWPTEELKGFLPLYIEQLEKQPNALGWGVWLLILRGEGRLVGDAGFHGKRDVRGYAEIGYSVHPNYRNRGIASEAVHALIDWAFREDCTLRKIGAECDKGNHPSIKVLKKVGMTCVGSEGTVLLWERTRSYGKAVL, from the coding sequence ATGACGAAACGATTGCGGCTGATCCCTTGTTCTTTACCGGCGGCGAGGGCGATTTTGTTGGAACGACAGGCGTTGCAGGAACATCTCGGTGCAGACGTGCCTGCCGATTGGCCGACGGAAGAGTTGAAAGGGTTTTTGCCGCTGTACATTGAACAACTGGAAAAACAGCCGAACGCACTTGGATGGGGCGTTTGGTTGTTGATATTGCGAGGCGAAGGCCGCTTGGTCGGCGACGCCGGGTTTCACGGAAAAAGGGATGTACGCGGCTATGCAGAAATCGGTTATTCGGTGCATCCGAATTACAGAAATCGCGGGATCGCAAGCGAAGCGGTGCACGCTTTGATTGATTGGGCGTTCCGTGAAGATTGTACCCTTCGGAAGATTGGCGCCGAATGTGATAAGGGAAATCATCCTTCCATAAAAGTATTAAAGAAGGTCGGAATGACATGCGTCGGCAGCGAAGGTACCGTTCTGCTGTGGGAACGAACGAGAAGTTATGGGAAAGCGGTGCTTTAA
- a CDS encoding DUF420 domain-containing protein, which yields MALLPLISTGCIVVSAVLMAFGWSFIRRRKIETHRRFMLTASGFALAFFIIYMYRTIFIGNTSFGGPDRYLPYYTIFLVFHILLSTTGGVFGAVTLTLALKKNFVKHRKLGPWTATIWFFTALTGMIVYLLLYVFFPHGTTTSLFQAIFGTG from the coding sequence ATCGCACTATTGCCATTGATCAGCACGGGGTGCATTGTCGTCAGCGCCGTTTTAATGGCGTTCGGCTGGTCTTTCATTCGCCGGCGAAAGATCGAAACGCACCGGAGGTTTATGTTGACGGCATCCGGGTTTGCGCTCGCCTTTTTCATTATTTACATGTATCGCACGATTTTCATCGGAAACACGTCTTTCGGCGGGCCAGACCGTTATTTGCCGTACTACACGATTTTTCTCGTTTTTCACATCCTCTTGTCGACGACGGGCGGTGTGTTCGGTGCAGTCACTTTGACGCTCGCATTGAAAAAAAATTTTGTGAAGCATCGAAAGCTCGGGCCATGGACGGCAACGATCTGGTTTTTTACCGCATTGACGGGAATGATCGTTTACTTGCTTCTTTACGTGTTTTTTCCGCATGGAACAACGACAAGCTTATTTCAAGCGATTTTCGGTACAGGCTGA
- a CDS encoding cytochrome C oxidase subunit IV family protein yields MESNSNHMSSIKEKHERQLEKKELRNHLVSFAMMIVLTVLAFIAVAMGASSKFVPLFILLLAVIQAAFQMFYFMHMKDKNHEFPIGFIASGVTVAVLTVATLMTLIWYK; encoded by the coding sequence ATGGAATCCAATTCGAACCATATGTCGTCCATCAAGGAAAAGCATGAGAGGCAGCTGGAAAAGAAAGAATTGCGCAACCATCTCGTATCGTTCGCGATGATGATCGTTTTGACGGTGCTTGCCTTCATCGCAGTAGCCATGGGGGCCTCAAGCAAGTTCGTCCCTTTGTTTATTTTGTTGCTTGCGGTGATTCAAGCGGCGTTTCAAATGTTTTATTTCATGCACATGAAAGACAAGAATCATGAGTTCCCGATCGGGTTTATCGCGAGCGGGGTTACCGTCGCCGTCTTGACGGTCGCTACGCTGATGACGCTCATCTGGTACAAATAA
- a CDS encoding cytochrome c oxidase subunit 3: MSNHSAPFVPHPETATLEGKNKFLAFWFFLGGETVLFACLFGTYLGLTRDLSGVEPGPDQLFELPTIFAATMALLISSLTSVLAIIQMRKNNMAKMQFWFWVTILLGWVFVGLEVNEFYTYVTVEDFTYSSNAFASSFYTLLGFHGGHVFFGTLWILTLILQTLKKGINTTTAPKLYIASLYWHFVDVVWVFIFTVVYLMGKVG, translated from the coding sequence ATGTCTAATCATTCGGCACCATTCGTCCCTCATCCGGAAACGGCTACCCTTGAAGGGAAAAACAAGTTTCTCGCCTTTTGGTTTTTCCTCGGCGGGGAAACCGTATTGTTCGCTTGCTTGTTCGGAACGTATCTCGGACTTACGCGCGACTTGTCTGGAGTAGAGCCCGGTCCGGATCAATTATTTGAACTTCCGACGATTTTCGCCGCGACGATGGCGCTGTTGATCAGCAGCTTGACAAGCGTGCTCGCCATCATCCAAATGAGAAAAAACAACATGGCGAAAATGCAGTTTTGGTTTTGGGTTACGATCTTGCTTGGTTGGGTTTTCGTCGGTCTTGAAGTGAACGAATTTTATACGTATGTGACCGTAGAAGATTTCACATATAGCAGCAATGCGTTTGCGTCTTCTTTCTATACACTGCTTGGCTTTCACGGGGGACACGTTTTCTTCGGAACGCTGTGGATTTTGACGCTCATTTTGCAAACCTTGAAAAAGGGCATAAACACGACGACTGCGCCAAAACTATACATTGCCAGCTTATATTGGCACTTTGTAGACGTCGTTTGGGTGTTTATATTCACGGTAGTTTATCTCATGGGAAAGGTTGGGTAA